A stretch of the Duncaniella dubosii genome encodes the following:
- a CDS encoding DUF3987 domain-containing protein codes for MEKNITPDSVISALMNHAKTSDSDFPVQVFPAKMQRIILELNTTCGFPIDYTASAMIAAISVAIGNTHRIEVKRNWQESAIVYIAIVGRPGDCKSHPLTFVMRPLVNADWKNNQEFQKKHCEYQQAVAMSRKERISAGLEEFPKEPKRLRYLVSDVTQEGLSAIHSHNPRGLCLWVDELSAWFKNFTRYNTGSEEQFWLSAFNGSTTMSDRKNCQNSIFIKRPFISVVGTIQKRLLTELANGERATNGFIDRILFAMTKSNGKPRWNEDEVRDDLDREWERILNRLLSVECVVNEEKEPIPTVMRFTADAKRRLYEWQHENAAICDNEMSDNVVSFFCKLEIYVLRFCLILRIVRWAVSEEEPRPSDIEDDDVAGAIELAEYFRGNALSVLTCISEEKLNELHRTVYEHLTEEFSTADGIRIAERFGMKDHTFKMFLTRNLNTLFRRVRQGWYKKLSCYSANKVTTDEQD; via the coding sequence ATGGAAAAGAATATTACCCCAGACTCAGTTATCAGCGCGTTGATGAATCACGCCAAGACATCCGACAGTGATTTCCCGGTGCAGGTGTTCCCCGCCAAGATGCAACGGATTATACTCGAGCTCAACACCACCTGTGGTTTCCCAATTGACTACACGGCATCGGCTATGATTGCCGCCATATCCGTGGCAATCGGCAATACCCACCGAATCGAGGTTAAACGCAACTGGCAGGAATCGGCAATCGTGTATATCGCGATTGTCGGACGCCCCGGAGATTGCAAGTCACACCCGCTTACATTCGTGATGCGTCCGCTGGTTAATGCCGACTGGAAGAACAATCAGGAGTTTCAAAAGAAGCATTGCGAGTATCAGCAGGCTGTGGCTATGAGTCGTAAGGAACGCATCAGTGCCGGACTGGAAGAATTTCCTAAAGAGCCGAAGCGTCTGCGCTATCTCGTGTCTGACGTTACGCAGGAGGGTCTGAGTGCCATTCACTCCCACAATCCTCGTGGCTTATGCCTCTGGGTTGATGAGTTGTCGGCATGGTTCAAGAACTTCACCCGCTACAACACCGGCTCGGAAGAACAATTCTGGCTTTCGGCTTTCAACGGCAGCACTACAATGTCTGACCGCAAGAATTGTCAGAACTCCATATTCATCAAGCGTCCGTTCATTTCGGTGGTCGGAACAATCCAGAAACGACTGCTCACCGAACTTGCCAACGGTGAGAGAGCCACCAACGGTTTTATTGACCGCATACTATTTGCGATGACCAAGAGTAACGGCAAACCGAGATGGAACGAGGATGAAGTGCGCGATGATCTCGACCGTGAATGGGAGCGCATACTCAACCGTCTTCTTTCAGTGGAGTGTGTGGTCAACGAGGAGAAAGAGCCAATACCCACTGTCATGCGGTTCACAGCGGATGCCAAGCGCAGACTCTATGAGTGGCAACATGAGAACGCCGCCATATGCGACAATGAGATGAGCGACAACGTTGTCAGCTTCTTCTGCAAGCTCGAAATCTATGTGCTCCGGTTCTGCCTGATACTCCGGATTGTTCGCTGGGCTGTCAGCGAGGAAGAACCGCGCCCCTCGGACATCGAAGATGATGACGTGGCCGGAGCGATAGAATTGGCTGAATACTTCCGGGGCAACGCGCTTAGTGTACTAACCTGCATCAGCGAGGAGAAACTGAATGAACTGCACCGCACCGTGTATGAGCATCTCACCGAGGAATTCTCAACCGCTGACGGCATCCGTATAGCCGAGCGGTTCGGGATGAAAGACCATACCTTCAAGATGTTCCTTACCCGCAATCTCAACACCCTGTTCCGTCGTGTACGCCAAGGGTGGTATAAGAAGCTGTCGTGTTACTCCGCTAACAAAGTTACTACCGATGAGCAGGATTGA
- a CDS encoding ATP-binding protein, with amino-acid sequence MEYLSRTADPILHLLLDAFGAVLIEGPKWCGKTTTAEQMAKSVIKLQDPDMQEDYLVTAQSKPSLLLNGETPRLIDEWQDIPVLWDSVRTMVDKRSKPGQFILTGSNTVPQDKIKHSGTGRIATLRMLPMSLWESKESSGQVSISELFNNADYDFDGATSKLSIEDLIFAACRGGWPASLNGNTPAAQLLVARNYINSVCAKDISRIDGKNRDEKLSRQILKSYARNISTLAKKTSILEDITASKDINCSIPTLDDYITALERLFVIQDIEAWCPAIRSKTTIRSAPKRGFCDPSIAVAALGLTPDALKMQLKTFGFIFEQMCIRDLRAYTIDLDSQISYYRDRYGLEADVVLHLPDGRYALIECKLGSMEIEKGAEHLLKIKELIREKNKAEKQMPIREPDLLIILTGGTMAYTRNDGVKVIPLAALKP; translated from the coding sequence ATGGAATACTTATCTCGAACCGCGGACCCAATATTACATCTTCTATTAGACGCTTTTGGAGCAGTTTTGATAGAAGGGCCTAAGTGGTGTGGAAAGACTACAACCGCGGAACAAATGGCTAAGAGCGTTATAAAATTGCAAGATCCGGATATGCAAGAAGACTATCTCGTCACCGCTCAATCAAAACCATCGCTTTTGCTTAACGGCGAAACGCCTCGTCTTATCGATGAGTGGCAGGACATACCTGTCCTTTGGGATTCAGTACGTACGATGGTTGATAAACGCAGTAAACCGGGACAGTTCATTCTTACAGGATCTAACACCGTGCCACAAGACAAAATCAAACATTCAGGAACGGGACGTATTGCTACTCTCAGAATGCTACCCATGAGTTTATGGGAGTCTAAAGAGTCATCTGGGCAAGTGTCAATTTCGGAATTGTTTAACAATGCTGATTATGATTTTGACGGCGCAACATCAAAACTGTCAATTGAAGATTTAATTTTTGCGGCTTGCCGAGGGGGATGGCCTGCGTCTCTCAATGGCAATACTCCTGCCGCGCAGCTGTTGGTAGCCCGTAACTACATCAATAGTGTTTGTGCTAAAGATATTTCTCGCATTGATGGAAAGAATCGTGATGAAAAGCTATCAAGACAAATTTTGAAATCATATGCCCGGAATATTTCCACTTTAGCTAAGAAGACATCCATACTTGAAGACATAACGGCATCTAAGGATATCAATTGTAGTATTCCGACTCTTGATGATTACATCACAGCTCTGGAACGTTTGTTCGTCATTCAAGATATAGAGGCATGGTGTCCGGCAATCAGAAGTAAAACTACTATTCGCAGTGCGCCCAAGCGGGGATTCTGTGATCCCTCTATTGCGGTAGCCGCACTTGGTCTAACTCCGGATGCGCTGAAAATGCAGCTAAAGACCTTCGGTTTCATTTTTGAGCAGATGTGTATTCGTGATCTTCGTGCATATACGATTGACCTTGATAGTCAAATCTCCTATTATCGCGATAGATATGGACTGGAGGCTGACGTAGTCCTTCATCTGCCAGATGGCAGATATGCTCTGATAGAATGCAAACTTGGCAGCATGGAAATTGAAAAAGGTGCAGAACACCTGCTAAAAATCAAAGAACTCATCCGTGAGAAAAACAAGGCAGAAAAGCAGATGCCCATTAGAGAACCGGATCTGCTGATTATCCTCACAGGAGGCACAATGGCCTATACCCGGAATGATGGCGTAAAAGTAATACCACTTGCGGCTCTTAAACCATAA
- a CDS encoding relaxase/mobilization nuclease domain-containing protein — protein MIGGITKGSCFSGCVEYALALKEKNKEARLLYSEGLLTDTPKDIIDGFECQRHLNSRVRHWCGHISLSYSPKDAERMDDEFMVKLALEYMDKMGIKNTQFIIVRHLDKEHPHCHIVYNRVDNDGKCVSDSFEYYRNNEICDAMKQKYSLIYGENKDNVKTQSLKGRPKIRQEIYLAVQAAKRLAKDWTTFQRELAQKGVTVRKKFRRGSTEVDGLSYFKDGQKFKASQVDRNGRCSYDVICKALDRNKNRQSQPASPSPKPMRQQPKQEPGAAAKIIEAGADMVEGLGNALGDLFQVGPAYDPEEEAFINEMKRRQKRKRGRSV, from the coding sequence ATGATTGGAGGCATAACTAAAGGGAGCTGTTTTTCCGGTTGTGTAGAGTATGCCCTCGCGCTTAAAGAGAAAAACAAGGAGGCTCGTCTGCTCTATTCCGAGGGTCTGTTGACCGACACGCCGAAAGATATTATCGACGGTTTTGAGTGTCAGCGGCATCTCAACAGCAGGGTCAGACACTGGTGCGGACACATCTCGTTGTCCTATTCTCCGAAAGATGCCGAGCGCATGGACGATGAATTTATGGTGAAGCTCGCGCTGGAATATATGGATAAAATGGGGATAAAAAACACCCAGTTTATCATTGTCCGGCATCTTGACAAGGAGCATCCGCACTGCCACATCGTCTATAACCGGGTGGATAATGACGGTAAATGTGTAAGCGACAGTTTCGAATATTACCGCAACAATGAAATCTGTGACGCAATGAAACAGAAATATAGTCTGATCTATGGTGAGAACAAAGACAACGTGAAAACCCAAAGTCTGAAAGGACGGCCGAAAATCCGACAGGAGATTTATCTCGCCGTTCAAGCCGCCAAAAGATTGGCAAAGGACTGGACTACTTTTCAGCGCGAACTCGCACAAAAAGGTGTCACCGTAAGGAAAAAATTCCGACGAGGCTCTACCGAAGTCGATGGTCTGTCCTACTTCAAGGACGGGCAAAAGTTCAAGGCCTCGCAGGTTGACCGCAACGGCAGATGCTCCTACGATGTCATCTGCAAGGCACTCGACCGAAATAAAAACCGACAGTCCCAGCCTGCATCGCCCTCGCCAAAACCGATGCGACAGCAGCCTAAACAGGAACCGGGTGCCGCTGCAAAAATCATCGAAGCCGGTGCCGATATGGTCGAAGGACTCGGCAATGCACTAGGTGACCTCTTCCAAGTCGGACCTGCCTACGATCCGGAAGAAGAGGCATTCATCAACGAGATGAAACGCCGTCAAAAGAGAAAAAGAGGCAGAAGTGTGTAA
- a CDS encoding DUF6371 domain-containing protein gives MSRIDDAMVEASMRGYDRNNLFAFVAAIVGSDKARQLMKMYRVGTSKHWQGATVFWQISNDGEVRGGKIMLYDRLTGHRVQEPFPHINWVHSVLRLPDFKLTQCFFGDPIHPRQTGCHCGE, from the coding sequence ATGAGCAGGATTGATGATGCAATGGTGGAGGCCTCCATGCGTGGCTACGACCGGAACAATCTCTTCGCTTTCGTGGCAGCGATTGTCGGCAGTGATAAAGCCCGGCAATTGATGAAAATGTATCGTGTAGGCACATCGAAGCATTGGCAAGGTGCCACGGTATTCTGGCAAATCTCAAATGACGGTGAAGTCCGTGGCGGAAAGATTATGCTGTATGACCGATTGACCGGACATCGTGTTCAGGAGCCGTTTCCACACATCAACTGGGTACACTCGGTGTTGAGATTGCCCGACTTCAAGTTAACCCAATGTTTCTTCGGTGATCCCATACATCCGCGACAAACCGGTTGCCATTGTGGAGAGTGA
- a CDS encoding DUF6371 domain-containing protein, translated as MESEKTAILATHYLSQYLWLATGGKCSCLNREAIQALRGREVMLVPDLNATDDWRKKLTLFDDSGIKATLFDSLEQMATYEQREQGLDIADFLIAEQTPHGILEQMMQRNPALRQLVDALQLELVGIEEYKPSESSLKSE; from the coding sequence GTGGAGAGTGAAAAGACGGCAATACTCGCAACTCATTACCTTTCGCAATATCTGTGGCTTGCCACAGGCGGCAAGTGCAGTTGTCTCAACCGCGAGGCAATCCAAGCACTCCGAGGCAGAGAGGTGATGCTGGTGCCAGACCTTAACGCTACTGACGATTGGCGCAAGAAACTGACGCTATTCGATGATTCGGGAATAAAGGCAACTCTGTTTGACTCGCTTGAACAGATGGCTACCTATGAACAGCGAGAACAAGGTCTTGACATTGCCGACTTTCTGATAGCCGAGCAAACTCCACATGGCATCCTTGAACAAATGATGCAACGTAATCCGGCATTGCGACAACTCGTTGACGCGCTACAGTTGGAACTCGTAGGCATCGAAGAATACAAACCGAGCGAAAGCTCACTAAAATCTGAATAA
- a CDS encoding GNAT family N-acetyltransferase, protein MIYIETERLILRSWKPEDLPLFIAMNKDSRVMRYFPATLSDAETEAFYNRIQNEFDSKGWGLYAVEIKSTGEFIGYVGLHEIGFDADFTPGVEIGWRLAADYHNQGYATEAAKAVLSLAKSVGIERLFSFTAKINAPSERVMQKIGMVKAGEFRHPNLSDDSPLCVHELYKIDL, encoded by the coding sequence ATGATATATATCGAAACTGAACGACTTATTTTACGTTCATGGAAACCGGAAGATTTGCCTTTATTCATTGCAATGAACAAGGACTCACGTGTTATGCGCTATTTCCCGGCAACACTGAGTGATGCTGAGACAGAGGCTTTCTACAATCGTATTCAGAATGAGTTTGACTCTAAAGGCTGGGGATTATATGCTGTGGAAATAAAATCCACAGGTGAGTTTATCGGATATGTTGGACTTCATGAGATTGGTTTCGATGCAGATTTCACTCCCGGTGTCGAAATAGGGTGGCGTCTTGCCGCTGACTATCACAATCAGGGATATGCAACCGAAGCCGCCAAAGCTGTGCTGAGTCTGGCAAAGAGTGTGGGTATTGAAAGGCTGTTTTCTTTCACTGCCAAGATAAATGCACCGTCAGAGCGTGTGATGCAAAAGATTGGAATGGTAAAGGCCGGAGAGTTCAGGCATCCTAATCTGTCGGATGATTCTCCTCTGTGTGTTCATGAGCTTTATAAGATTGATTTATAA
- a CDS encoding DNA cytosine methyltransferase: MARLTHKRPGRLPRIEVVDLFCGIGGLSYGMKTAGFKILAGFDLDQTCKYAYETNTEGNFIYKDIVKVTAEDILPRYSKGAIRVLAGCAPCQPFSSYAFKNKEKDPNKYDLLYEFGRLVREVKPDIVTMENVPAIRKFKLKSVLQDFISLLKKEGYHVWCDVVYCPDFGIPQTRKRLVLIASKLGDVEPLVATHDKENYVTVRDIIENLPVLNAGQTDPSDPLHRCSALSELNLRRIRSTQEGGGWKSWPKELVLECHKKEGGKSFGSVYGRMKWDEPSPTMTTQCTGIGNGRFGHPSQDRAISAREAALLQTFPSDYKFFKDEKSVSLTIASRYIGNAVPPKLGEIIALSIIHHIKYHK, from the coding sequence ATGGCAAGACTCACCCATAAACGGCCTGGGCGCTTACCTCGAATAGAGGTCGTCGATCTATTCTGCGGAATAGGAGGCTTGAGCTATGGCATGAAAACTGCTGGATTTAAGATACTTGCAGGCTTCGATTTGGATCAAACATGCAAGTATGCTTATGAAACCAATACAGAGGGTAATTTTATTTATAAGGACATTGTAAAAGTTACGGCAGAAGACATTTTGCCTCGATACTCCAAAGGTGCCATTCGTGTCCTTGCGGGGTGTGCCCCATGTCAACCGTTTTCATCTTACGCATTCAAGAACAAAGAGAAAGATCCAAACAAATACGACCTTCTTTATGAATTCGGACGTTTGGTCAGAGAGGTTAAACCAGATATCGTCACCATGGAGAATGTTCCGGCAATTCGTAAGTTTAAATTAAAATCGGTACTCCAAGATTTCATATCCTTACTTAAAAAAGAAGGATACCATGTGTGGTGCGATGTAGTTTATTGTCCAGACTTTGGCATACCTCAGACTCGTAAGAGATTAGTTTTAATCGCATCTAAATTAGGCGATGTTGAGCCATTAGTAGCAACCCATGACAAAGAAAATTATGTTACAGTTCGAGATATTATTGAGAACCTTCCAGTACTTAACGCCGGTCAAACAGATCCGAGTGACCCTCTTCACAGATGCAGTGCCCTTAGTGAATTAAATTTAAGACGCATTAGGTCTACTCAAGAAGGAGGCGGTTGGAAATCCTGGCCGAAAGAACTCGTGTTGGAATGCCATAAGAAAGAAGGAGGCAAAAGTTTTGGCAGCGTATATGGACGAATGAAATGGGACGAGCCTTCTCCAACCATGACGACTCAATGTACCGGAATTGGCAATGGTCGCTTTGGGCATCCCTCTCAAGACAGAGCCATTTCCGCTCGTGAAGCAGCATTGTTACAAACGTTCCCTTCGGATTATAAATTTTTCAAAGACGAAAAATCCGTTTCTCTTACAATCGCATCAAGGTATATCGGCAATGCCGTACCACCAAAATTAGGCGAAATCATAGCGCTTAGTATCATTCACCACATCAAATACCATAAATAA
- a CDS encoding plasmid mobilization protein — MTFTRRKKAPPGATEKSGKSYIVSVRLNEEQYQTVQENCRKSGRKMSDFWRHALLNAKVTAVATPDDMAILRQIGSMANNLNQLAKKANEAGFKLVEWSLKGLSKEMKTLYTQLSYDWRHN; from the coding sequence ATGACATTCACAAGAAGAAAGAAAGCTCCTCCGGGAGCAACCGAGAAGTCTGGCAAGTCATACATTGTCAGTGTCAGGCTCAATGAAGAACAGTATCAGACCGTGCAGGAAAACTGTCGAAAATCCGGCAGAAAGATGTCTGACTTCTGGCGCCACGCTCTGCTCAACGCCAAGGTTACGGCAGTAGCCACACCCGATGATATGGCGATTCTGCGTCAGATCGGGAGCATGGCGAATAATCTGAATCAGCTTGCAAAGAAGGCAAACGAAGCGGGTTTCAAGCTCGTGGAGTGGTCTCTCAAAGGTCTTAGCAAAGAGATGAAAACTCTTTACACACAGCTGTCGTATGATTGGAGGCATAACTAA
- a CDS encoding tyrosine-type recombinase/integrase — protein sequence MESATITKVTLRKEKLRSGKLSLYLDYYPPIWNPHIKKMSRREFLGLYLIGNPKDKFELDYNEEIMLKARGIRATRELAIINEEFGFLDRTKKQADFLEYFESKTKEKYQKWEIVYKHFKDFCNGRCLMKDVTIGLCNDFRTYILKIRVKQTGNIISRNSAAGYWSTFRALLKLAYKEGWLRENVNDYLDRIDWEEPKINYLEIEEVKKLAATPCKVDVLKRASLFACMTGLRISDILQLRWENIELSPDGGYCMRIRTQKTKTQATLPLSDEALSYCGEQGRGMVFKGLSRAHTREPFKKWLKDAGIKKKITFHGLRHTYATLLITNGTDIYTVSKMLTHKNVATTQIYAEVVNQKKRDAANSISLK from the coding sequence ATGGAATCAGCAACAATCACCAAAGTGACCCTCCGAAAAGAGAAACTCCGCAGCGGCAAACTGTCGCTCTATCTCGACTACTACCCACCCATCTGGAATCCGCACATCAAGAAGATGTCTCGCCGGGAATTCCTCGGTCTATATCTCATCGGCAATCCTAAGGACAAGTTTGAGCTTGACTACAACGAGGAAATCATGCTTAAAGCACGTGGCATACGTGCCACACGTGAGTTGGCTATCATCAACGAGGAGTTCGGTTTTCTCGACCGCACCAAGAAACAGGCGGACTTTCTTGAATACTTCGAGAGCAAGACCAAAGAGAAATACCAGAAATGGGAAATCGTATATAAGCACTTCAAAGATTTCTGTAATGGCAGATGTCTGATGAAAGATGTGACCATCGGACTATGCAACGACTTCCGCACATATATTCTCAAAATCCGGGTGAAACAGACGGGCAACATAATCTCGCGCAACTCTGCCGCCGGATACTGGTCAACGTTCCGAGCCTTGCTGAAGCTGGCATACAAGGAAGGTTGGCTTCGGGAAAATGTCAACGACTATCTTGACCGCATCGACTGGGAGGAACCGAAAATCAACTATCTCGAAATAGAGGAGGTTAAGAAGCTGGCTGCCACGCCATGCAAAGTCGATGTACTAAAACGTGCATCACTCTTCGCCTGTATGACAGGACTTCGCATCAGCGATATTCTCCAGCTCCGTTGGGAGAACATCGAACTGTCACCCGACGGTGGCTATTGTATGCGCATCCGCACCCAAAAGACCAAGACGCAGGCAACACTGCCATTGAGCGATGAGGCGTTGTCATACTGTGGCGAACAAGGTCGAGGTATGGTATTCAAAGGACTGAGCCGAGCACACACCCGTGAACCATTCAAGAAATGGCTGAAAGATGCCGGTATCAAGAAGAAAATCACCTTTCATGGACTTCGCCACACATACGCTACGCTCCTCATTACCAACGGCACAGACATCTATACCGTCAGCAAAATGCTTACGCATAAAAACGTGGCCACGACGCAGATCTACGCCGAGGTCGTAAACCAAAAGAAGCGCGATGCCGCTAATTCCATCTCGCTGAAATAA
- a CDS encoding DUF3408 domain-containing protein, whose product MAQSKISNPQSSEMTGMSNNSIFSETMENPTNPEVQPVAEQSEAAQSKSTRPTTKQRKSELEDYRTAFFAPIKLGKDNKHQVAISNDTFDRVERIARFFGGSGYSVSNFVEHIINEHLDSNAANYEGWFTLISKSF is encoded by the coding sequence ATGGCACAATCAAAAATCTCAAATCCTCAGTCATCCGAAATGACTGGCATGTCTAACAACTCAATTTTCTCTGAAACTATGGAAAATCCAACCAACCCCGAAGTTCAGCCCGTCGCTGAACAGAGCGAAGCCGCTCAGTCAAAATCAACCCGCCCCACCACCAAGCAGCGCAAGAGCGAACTCGAAGATTACCGCACCGCCTTCTTTGCCCCGATTAAACTCGGCAAGGACAACAAGCATCAGGTAGCCATCAGCAACGACACGTTTGACCGTGTCGAGCGCATCGCACGATTCTTCGGCGGGTCCGGTTATAGCGTCAGCAACTTTGTCGAGCACATCATCAATGAGCATCTCGACAGCAACGCTGCCAACTATGAAGGCTGGTTCACTCTAATCAGTAAATCGTTCTGA
- a CDS encoding ATP-binding protein yields MESNNSLKWRFDISTFRLIGRDLITDRVTALFELIKNCYDANATSVHVKFENVGNDNDNSSITISDNGIGMSFEDIRDKWMVIGTSNKRKNKITPAPISRRCVGEKGIGRFAVDKLGDNVTILTKQDKSDSWLEVTIDWSQYFKSADDKENILFTDIENKYTFKPESNTDIHGTTLTIKNVREKWLKSDIKRFISEVSKIASPLTNVSYPMTIHVESDEYDINTIASKSLDDLDLATINFELDFDLDNMVQETAYFCPQTGKIKIDKITLPIFGGIKMKVYYFDESARKKYRRTFPNDQIDGIKIYRDSVITTPFAESQNDSDKKRDVLGIDKRLWMNLFDRVSTREIIGYVEITKEDNPLIIDATNRQDFVDNEEYRALKDFIIVQLDALEQYKIFVRKQKRLANKASLEGAEEDIHSFISSVETLSEKNPDLKNELEPVIRQAKKTGAAVKTAIREKQEAEKEFERRESIYMSIMSLQDYAIHITHAVRTTLNKIRDRVEYIKKFFPDVSKEKVFKLYALRMSDEFKSLNKVINYMLSYSQSEIRPEDIDLKETVSEVIDEYQDRFRDSDINAELVMPETVVLRNTNKIFFRDIFQNLIDNSIKALRHTETKMIRISSFAQKDKLIILISDNGCGIPEEKKQWIFGLYNSTTQEEGGAGIGLYIVKTRVESLKGNVSVVESEYGEHGSTFQIELPFKS; encoded by the coding sequence ATGGAATCGAACAATTCTCTAAAATGGAGGTTTGACATCAGTACATTCCGCCTGATAGGTCGGGATCTGATTACAGACCGGGTGACAGCATTATTTGAATTAATAAAGAATTGCTATGATGCTAATGCCACATCTGTACATGTTAAATTTGAGAATGTTGGTAATGATAATGATAACTCAAGCATTACCATTTCTGACAATGGTATTGGAATGTCATTTGAAGATATCCGTGACAAATGGATGGTTATTGGCACATCCAACAAACGAAAAAATAAAATAACGCCAGCCCCTATTAGTCGCCGTTGTGTTGGAGAAAAGGGAATAGGTCGTTTTGCCGTAGATAAACTCGGTGATAATGTAACTATATTGACCAAGCAAGATAAATCCGATTCTTGGCTGGAAGTAACAATTGATTGGAGCCAGTATTTCAAGTCTGCAGATGATAAAGAGAATATTTTATTCACCGATATAGAAAATAAATATACGTTCAAGCCGGAATCTAACACCGACATACATGGAACTACGCTAACGATAAAAAATGTTCGAGAAAAATGGTTAAAATCTGACATTAAGAGATTTATTTCTGAAGTCTCAAAAATAGCCTCCCCGTTAACAAACGTTTCTTACCCAATGACCATCCATGTTGAATCAGATGAATACGATATTAATACAATAGCATCTAAAAGCTTGGACGATTTGGATTTGGCAACCATCAATTTTGAATTGGATTTTGATTTAGACAATATGGTGCAGGAAACTGCATATTTTTGTCCCCAAACAGGCAAAATCAAAATAGATAAAATCACATTGCCAATATTTGGCGGAATAAAAATGAAAGTTTATTATTTCGATGAATCAGCAAGGAAGAAATATCGAAGAACTTTCCCTAATGATCAAATTGATGGCATCAAGATATATCGAGATAGCGTGATTACCACTCCTTTTGCAGAAAGCCAAAATGACAGCGACAAGAAAAGGGATGTTCTTGGCATAGACAAACGTTTATGGATGAATTTATTCGATAGAGTCAGCACCCGTGAAATCATTGGTTACGTTGAAATAACAAAAGAGGATAATCCTTTGATTATAGACGCAACCAATAGACAGGATTTCGTAGATAACGAGGAGTATCGCGCATTGAAGGATTTTATAATTGTTCAACTGGATGCGTTAGAACAATATAAAATCTTTGTCCGTAAACAAAAACGGCTTGCAAACAAAGCATCATTAGAAGGCGCAGAAGAAGATATTCACTCATTTATTTCTTCCGTCGAAACTCTTTCGGAGAAGAATCCTGACCTAAAGAACGAATTAGAACCAGTCATTAGACAAGCTAAAAAAACAGGAGCTGCCGTTAAGACTGCAATACGAGAGAAACAAGAAGCGGAGAAAGAATTTGAGAGAAGAGAAAGCATATATATGAGCATTATGTCATTGCAGGATTATGCAATACATATTACCCATGCGGTTCGAACAACACTCAATAAGATTAGAGATCGCGTAGAATATATAAAGAAATTTTTTCCTGATGTATCTAAGGAAAAAGTGTTTAAATTATACGCACTCCGTATGAGTGATGAATTTAAGTCGCTGAATAAGGTTATTAATTACATGCTGAGTTATTCTCAATCCGAGATACGACCTGAAGATATTGATTTAAAGGAAACGGTATCAGAGGTAATTGACGAGTATCAAGATAGATTTAGGGATTCAGATATAAATGCAGAGTTAGTAATGCCTGAAACTGTCGTGTTAAGAAACACAAACAAGATCTTCTTTAGAGATATATTTCAGAACTTGATAGACAACTCTATCAAAGCGCTACGCCATACAGAAACGAAGATGATTCGTATATCTTCATTTGCACAAAAGGATAAACTAATCATACTTATATCTGATAATGGATGTGGGATTCCTGAAGAAAAAAAACAATGGATTTTTGGCCTTTATAACTCAACTACCCAGGAAGAAGGAGGCGCAGGTATTGGGCTATATATTGTAAAAACGCGCGTAGAATCTTTAAAGGGAAATGTTAGT
- a CDS encoding helix-turn-helix transcriptional regulator has translation METSTPTFDQLPHVVSGLSEKLDRVLDLLEKAGIASHSKQSKPSRRLVYAKEACQIIGKSLSTLYRAVKAPNDPIPSYKRGKLLYFYEDEIYAWIEGGRKHSAAPSLAETAATITASMKRRPRGGYNF, from the coding sequence ATGGAAACATCAACACCAACTTTCGACCAGCTGCCACATGTGGTAAGCGGTCTCTCCGAGAAACTCGACCGAGTGCTTGACCTGCTTGAAAAGGCAGGCATCGCCAGCCACTCCAAACAGTCCAAGCCCTCACGCAGACTCGTGTATGCGAAAGAGGCTTGCCAGATAATCGGCAAGTCACTTTCGACTCTCTACCGCGCCGTCAAAGCTCCGAATGACCCCATTCCGAGCTATAAGCGCGGCAAGCTCCTCTATTTTTATGAGGATGAAATATACGCATGGATTGAGGGCGGCCGCAAACATTCCGCCGCTCCTTCCCTCGCCGAAACAGCAGCGACCATCACTGCCAGTATGAAACGCCGTCCCCGCGGGGGCTATAATTTCTGA